The DNA sequence GGAGCAGGGCGAGGCTGGGGCGCACACCGAATTTGGTGGCCGCCGCCGCCGTGTCGCCCACGAAGTACTGGTCGGCCAGCTTGTCCATGATGAAAAGGCTGTCCGCGGTAAGCAGTATGCGGGCCACCTCGATGCCCAGCGCCGGCACCACGCTGATCCAGGCCGCGCTGTCCTCCACAGAGCGGATGTGGGCCTTGAAAGAGCGGCCGGAATCGGACAGCTTCACACTCACCGACGCACGTGCGCTGTAGTAGCGGATGGTGTCCCGCTCATGGGTGAGGGCGCGTTCCAGGATGCGTTCCGCCGAGCGGGCGGGGATCTCGCCGCCGATGATGGGCAGGGGCTTGCCACTCTTGCATGCCGCGGTGGCGACCAGCGCCACCAGCAGCACAGACCGGCCGCCCATGTTCATTCCAGCCACCGGCCTTCCTTGATCTTGCGACCCAGGGCATCGCTGGCACCTCCCAGCTCCGCCGCCCGCCGCCACTGTTCCATCGCGCCCTTGGTATCGCCCAATTGGTAGAGAATATCGCCGTAGTGCTCCACGATCACACCTTCGTCATCGCCGCCGGAAGCCATGGCCTTTTCGATCCAGGTGCGGGCCTCGTCGAACTTGCCCTGGCGGAAGAGCACCCAGGCGTAGGTGTCCTGGAAGGAGGTCTGCCCCGGCGCCAGATCGTTGCTGCGCCCGCTCATGCGGGCCGCCTTCTCCAGTTGCTCATTGCGCACGCTCAGGTAGTAGGCGTGGTTGTTCAGTGTGGTGGGGTCGTCCGGGACCAACGCGAGCGCCTTGTCGAAGGCGGCATCACTCTTCGCGAACTGACGCGACTCGTTGTAGGCGTCGCCCAAACTGCTCCAGAACTGGGCCTCCAGCGGCCGGTTGTCCACCACCAGGTCGCGCCCGGCGATCAGGGCTTCGATGGCCTCTTCGTGGCGTCCCAGCCGCGACAGCGCGATGCCGTTGAAGAGATGGGCCTCGGGAAGCAGGGGAAAGAGTTCGGCGGCCTCGCTGGCGTGCTGGTGCAGGGATGCGTGGTCCCCCAGTTGCAGGTCCAGTTGCATCACCTGCATCCAGATGGGGAAACGGTCACGCTCGTGCCGCAGCGCGATGATGAATTGTTCGCGCGCCTCTTCCAGCTTGCCGTCGCGCAGCAAGAAATCGCCGTGGATGGTGTGCGGCTTGCCGCTCTCGGGGTGTGCCAATTCCAGCGCTTCGATCAGCGCGTAGCTGCGGCGGATGAGCGTGGGCCGGTCGGCCGGGTCCTGGCCCTCGAAATTGCTCATCTCGAAGAAGCCGATGAGCACCTGCATCTTGGCGTCGATGTCCATTTCGGGGTCCAGGAAGGCCTGTTCCAGTTGGTCGAAGGCCTCCTGGTGCTTGCCCGTGGCGTAGTAGTGCTCGGCCAGCCCGATGCGCATCATGCTGTTGCCGGGGTCCAGGTCCAGGGCTTTCAGGTATTGTGCCAGGGCCTTGTCGTGTTCGCCGCGCCGGTCGTACAGTTCGCCAAGCAAGCCTTGGTAGCTGGCCTCCTTGGGATGCGCTTCCGCGGCACGCTTCACCAGCTTTTCCGCCTCGTCCAACCTGCCGGCGGCGGCCAGCATGCCGAATTGCCGCATGATGATCTCCTCGGATAGGCCGAATCGCTTCTCCATTTCGGCGTAGACCTTCACGGCCTCGCCCACCTGGCCGGTGTAGGCCAAGGTGTTGGCCAGGTCGAAGTACACCTCGTGGCGTTCGGGCCACTTGTTGATGATGCCGCGGTAGACCGCGATCGCCTCATTATACTGCAGGTTCTGCTGGTGCATATCGGCCAGCAGGAAGCGGTACCAGATAACGTCCTTGCCCTTCAGGGCGGCTTGCTTGGCATGCTCCAGGGCCTCTGTGGGGTTCTGCTTCTGGTGGTAGATCTTGGCCAGTTCGAAGTGCGCGGCGGCGTTGTTCGGATCGGTGCGCAGGCATTGCAGGTAGAGCGGAATGGCCTTGTCCGGTTGACCGGCCAGCCGGGCCTGTGTGGCCTCCATGAATTGCCGCATGGCCTGCGCGCGCTTGTCCTGGCCCATGGCCATGGCGCGCGCATCCCCCTCGGCAGCCGGCTCCTTCACAGTGGCCTGCCGCGCACCGCCGCAGGCCGCTGTGATCAGCATCAAGGGCAGCAGGCAGATGTGCAGGTGGCGTTCGGGGCGCATGTTGGTCGTTGGGGCCGGGATCAACCCAGGGTGCTGTCGTCGCCGAGGCTCAGGTCCAGTGCGCTGCCGTTGACGATGGAGCGCTCGCCGAGCATGCTGTTGTCGATCACGGCATTCCGTACACGCACCCCCGTACGCAGGATCGAATTCCGTACCACGCTATCGCTGATCTCCGCGCCACTCTCGATGGAAACGTTGGGACCCACCACACAGTTGTTCAGCGACACATCGTCGCCGATGAAACACGGTGGTATGACCACACTGTTCACACGCGCCCCTTTGGTGCTCACCAGCTTCGGGTCGGCGCCCAGGAAGCCGAGGACCTTGGTGTTGGTGTCCACCATGGCGTCCTTGTTGCCGCAGTCCATCCACACGTCCACCGCACCGGCTTTGAAGCGCGCGCCCTTGCGCTTCATGTTCTCCATGGCATTGGTCAGCTGGAATTCGCCCTTGTCCTTCACGTCGTTGTCCACCAGCCACTGCATCTCCTTGCGCAGGCGCTCGCCGTCGGCGAAGTAGTAGATGCCGATGATGGCCAGGTCGCTCACGAACTGCTGGGGCTTTTCCACGAACTCGGTGATGATGCCCTGGTCGTCCAGCTTCACCACACCGAAGGGGCGCGGATCCTCCACCTTGTTCACCCAGATCACCCCATCGCAGTCCTTGTCCAGCTTCAACTGTGCGCGGAAGAGCGTGTCGGCGAAGGCCACGATGATGCGGCCGCTGAGGGCGTTTTCAGCGCACAGGATGGCATGGGCCGTGCCGAGGGCCACTTCCTGGTAGTGGATGGTGCCTTTGGCGCCCACGGCCTCGGCGATGTCCACCAGGCCCTGCTCCACCTTGGGGCCGAAGGCCGGGTGTACGACATAGGCCACTTCCTCCACGGGCTCGCCGGCCACCGCGGCCAGGTCCTCCACAAGGCGTTGCACGATGGGTTTGCCCGCGATGGGCAGCAGGGGCTTGGCGGTGGTGTGGGTGTGCGGACGCATCCGCTTGCCCATACCGGCCATGGGAACGATGATCTTCATGCGCTTGGTCGCTCGCTCAGCGGGTGCCGGTGTGGCCGAAACCGCCGGAGCCGCGTTCAGTGCCGCGAAGGTCCGCACTTTCCGCGAAAGCCACCCGCACGTACCGGGACACCACCAATTGGGCCACCCGCTCACCATCCTGCACGGTGAAGGTCTCCTGGCCGTGGTTGATGAGCAGCACACCCAATTCGCCGCGGTAATCGGCGTCTATGGTGCCCGGGCTGTTCAGCACGGTGACCCCGTGCTTGTAGGCCAGTCCACTGCGGGGACGCACCTGGGCCTCGGTGCCTTCGGGCAGTTCCAGGTAGAGGCCGGTGGGGATCAGGGCGCGCTGTCCGGGGGCGAGCACGATCGGCTGGTCCAGGTCGGCCCGGAGGTCCAAGCCGGCGCTGTGTGCCGTGGCATACTCCGGCAGGGGGTGCTTGCCACGGTTGATGATGCGGACGCTCACAACATCCTGGGTCAGGGTGGTCATGCGGACAAAGGTCGTAGCGCCGAGTGCTCCATCCGCCAGATCGCGGCGAGGTAGCCGCCGAGCAGCACCAGGCGCACCCCGTACTTCACCAAGCCATCCAGCGCCACCTGCTCCGCCCCCCACCACAGCACCACGGCCCCCGCCATGTACAGCAGCACACGGCTCACGTTGTAGGGGATCGGGTAGTGCTTCTGCCCCCACACGTAGCTGATGGCCGCCATGCCCGCATAGCAGGCGAGCGTGGCCCAGGCCGCGCCCATGTAGCCGAAGCGTGGCACCAGCGCGAAGAGCAGCAGCAGCGTGATGCCCGCGCCGATCAGGCTGATCGTACTACCCACCTTGGTGCGATCCGTGAGCTTGTACCATACGCTCTGGTTGTAGTAGATGCCGAGGAAGACGTTGGCGAGCATAAGGATCGGCACCACACGCAGGCCCTCGTGGTAGGCCGGGTTGGGAATGAACCACTTGAACATGTCGAGGAAGAGCATCACCACCAGGAAGGCCGCCATGCACACGGCCACGAAGAGGTTCATGATCCGGGCGAAGGTCTGCCTACTGTTCTTCTCCTTCGCGTGGCTGAAGAAGAAGGGCTCGGCGCCCATGCGGAAGGCCTGGATGAAGAGGGTGATGATCACCGCCAGCTTGTAGCAAGCGCCGTAGATGCCGAGCTGTTCATCAGCGATATCGACTGGCAGCAGGAATTTCATCACCGCGCGGTCGGCGGTCTCGTTCGCCATGCCGGCCAGGCCCGCGATGGCCAGCGGCCAGGCGAAGGTGCGCATGGGCCTCAGCAGTTTGCGGTCGAACTGTGCGAAGCGCGGCCACAGCGGCACCAGCAACAGGAACTTCACCCCGCTGGCCACCAGGTTGATCAGGAACACATGGCTGACATCGATGCCCGGATCGAGCGGCATGCGGTAGGCGAAGAAGTAGAGGCTCAGCACCACGGTGAGGCCGATGTTGGTCATGTTCACCGCCACGAAGCGCCAGGGTTTGCCTTCGTGCCGCAGCCGTGCCATGGGGATGGCCGTCATGGCATCCAGGCCCAGCGCGATGGCCAACATCCACACGAGCTTGCCATGTTCGGGGTAGCGCATGGCACCCGCGATGGCATCAGGGAATAGTGCGCTCAGCGACATGAAAGGCAACGCGAGGAAGGCCACGGCGAAGAAGGCGGTGCCGTAGGCGCGCTTCGGGTCCAACTCCTTCCGGTTGGCGAAACGGAAGAAGGTGGTCTCCATGCCGAAGGTGACCAGCACGGCAAGGAAAGCCGCCCAAGCGTAGAAGGCGGTGATCACCCCGTATTCCTCGGGCGGGAACACGCCCTTGCTGGTGTACAGCGGCGTGAGCAGGAAGTTGAGGAAGCGCGCAACGATGCTGCTAAGCCCGTAGATGGCCGTCTGGCCAGCGAGTGTGCGGAGGGCGCTCAATGGGGGAATTTGGGCAGTTGTCGGTTGTCAGTTGTCAGGTGCGGTAGAATGGACCGGTGGCGCTCTTCCCGACAACCGGCAACTGACAACCCATGTAAGCGATGCCATCAGGTGCCCATGAATCCGGCCTTCCGCTTCTCCATGAACGCGCTCGTCCCCTCCTTGAAATCCGCTGTTCCGAAGCACTTGCCGAACTCCTCGATCTCGCGGGCGAGGCCGTTCACCCCGGGCTCGTAACCGGCGTTCACCGCGCGGATGGCGGCGC is a window from the Flavobacteriales bacterium genome containing:
- a CDS encoding tetratricopeptide repeat protein, which encodes MRPERHLHICLLPLMLITAACGGARQATVKEPAAEGDARAMAMGQDKRAQAMRQFMEATQARLAGQPDKAIPLYLQCLRTDPNNAAAHFELAKIYHQKQNPTEALEHAKQAALKGKDVIWYRFLLADMHQQNLQYNEAIAVYRGIINKWPERHEVYFDLANTLAYTGQVGEAVKVYAEMEKRFGLSEEIIMRQFGMLAAAGRLDEAEKLVKRAAEAHPKEASYQGLLGELYDRRGEHDKALAQYLKALDLDPGNSMMRIGLAEHYYATGKHQEAFDQLEQAFLDPEMDIDAKMQVLIGFFEMSNFEGQDPADRPTLIRRSYALIEALELAHPESGKPHTIHGDFLLRDGKLEEAREQFIIALRHERDRFPIWMQVMQLDLQLGDHASLHQHASEAAELFPLLPEAHLFNGIALSRLGRHEEAIEALIAGRDLVVDNRPLEAQFWSSLGDAYNESRQFAKSDAAFDKALALVPDDPTTLNNHAYYLSVRNEQLEKAARMSGRSNDLAPGQTSFQDTYAWVLFRQGKFDEARTWIEKAMASGGDDEGVIVEHYGDILYQLGDTKGAMEQWRRAAELGGASDALGRKIKEGRWLE
- a CDS encoding NTP transferase domain-containing protein, producing the protein MKIIVPMAGMGKRMRPHTHTTAKPLLPIAGKPIVQRLVEDLAAVAGEPVEEVAYVVHPAFGPKVEQGLVDIAEAVGAKGTIHYQEVALGTAHAILCAENALSGRIIVAFADTLFRAQLKLDKDCDGVIWVNKVEDPRPFGVVKLDDQGIITEFVEKPQQFVSDLAIIGIYYFADGERLRKEMQWLVDNDVKDKGEFQLTNAMENMKRKGARFKAGAVDVWMDCGNKDAMVDTNTKVLGFLGADPKLVSTKGARVNSVVIPPCFIGDDVSLNNCVVGPNVSIESGAEISDSVVRNSILRTGVRVRNAVIDNSMLGERSIVNGSALDLSLGDDSTLG
- the dut gene encoding dUTP diphosphatase is translated as MSVRIINRGKHPLPEYATAHSAGLDLRADLDQPIVLAPGQRALIPTGLYLELPEGTEAQVRPRSGLAYKHGVTVLNSPGTIDADYRGELGVLLINHGQETFTVQDGERVAQLVVSRYVRVAFAESADLRGTERGSGGFGHTGTR
- a CDS encoding oligosaccharide flippase family protein; the encoded protein is MSALRTLAGQTAIYGLSSIVARFLNFLLTPLYTSKGVFPPEEYGVITAFYAWAAFLAVLVTFGMETTFFRFANRKELDPKRAYGTAFFAVAFLALPFMSLSALFPDAIAGAMRYPEHGKLVWMLAIALGLDAMTAIPMARLRHEGKPWRFVAVNMTNIGLTVVLSLYFFAYRMPLDPGIDVSHVFLINLVASGVKFLLLVPLWPRFAQFDRKLLRPMRTFAWPLAIAGLAGMANETADRAVMKFLLPVDIADEQLGIYGACYKLAVIITLFIQAFRMGAEPFFFSHAKEKNSRQTFARIMNLFVAVCMAAFLVVMLFLDMFKWFIPNPAYHEGLRVVPILMLANVFLGIYYNQSVWYKLTDRTKVGSTISLIGAGITLLLLFALVPRFGYMGAAWATLACYAGMAAISYVWGQKHYPIPYNVSRVLLYMAGAVVLWWGAEQVALDGLVKYGVRLVLLGGYLAAIWRMEHSALRPLSA